The nucleotide sequence ATGAATTCCAACACCAACCTCAATCTTGTCCTCTTCAAGGTCGAAAGTCGGTTTTCCTCTTGCGGGAACTGTGCAGGATGTGAGTGCTACTCCCATTGTTCTAACATTGTCAATAACCCTTTGAGCGATCTCTTTCACCTGCCTGAGAGAAGCTCCCCTTTCTGCAAGAGCGCCTGCAATCTTGTGAACAAAGATCGTTCCGGCTACGCCCCGTCTGTCTTCCTTCTTTTCGATAGAAATGTCATCATTTACACAAACGCTGTCGACTCTAATATCGTAATCTTCAGCCATTGCTGCAGCGCTTTCGAAGTTCATGACGTCTCCAGAATAGTTCTTTATAATCAGCAAGACCCCTTGTTCCGAATGGTTGTGTTTTATGGCGTTGAAGACCTGCATTACGGAAGGTGAAGCAAAGACATCACCACATACGGCCGCATCCAACATTCCTTTGCCGACGAACCCTGCATGAGCGGGTTCATGGCCGCTTCCTCCGCCGCTGATTAGAATCGCCTTGTTTTTGTTGGGATTCTTTCTGGAAATTACCATGA is from Mesotoga infera and encodes:
- the dhaK gene encoding dihydroxyacetone kinase subunit DhaK, which translates into the protein MKKLINDPKSVVIEMCQGMVKAFPENLLLDEEFMVISRKNPNKNKAILISGGGSGHEPAHAGFVGKGMLDAAVCGDVFASPSVMQVFNAIKHNHSEQGVLLIIKNYSGDVMNFESAAAMAEDYDIRVDSVCVNDDISIEKKEDRRGVAGTIFVHKIAGALAERGASLRQVKEIAQRVIDNVRTMGVALTSCTVPARGKPTFDLEEDKIEVGVGIHGEAGIFRDRLLSAKETAELIIEKILGEISVSKEEEVAVLINGFGGTPLQELFIINNEVASILKDKGITVAKTLVGSYMTSIDMEGASISVLKLDEQMKRLLSAPCETAAWKEMEA